One window of the Kiritimatiellales bacterium genome contains the following:
- the nadB gene encoding L-aspartate oxidase: protein MQTIDTDFLIIGSGLAGLTAALRLADTGRVLLVAKRDAMECSSRYAQGGIACVMDPADSTADHIHDTLSTGAGLSEPEAVRAIIEGGRARIAELEAYGIHFEHRETKPDEYDLGQEGGHSHRRILHAGDVTGKALIEKLLARARKHPNITLIEYWLAIDIISTGWIGLAGEPRCVGAYFLDKKHGGILTVRAPVTVLATGGTGKVYLYTSNPDAATGDGVAMAWRAGLPIRDMEMIQFHPTCLYHPGAKSFLISEAVRGEGAKLIDRRGHEFVYDFDRRGALAPRDVTARAIDAVMKKYGDPFVYLDISHRDAGFLRQRFPTIYDACLKYGFDMARAPIPVVPAAHYSCGGIVAGINGRTAMPGLYAVGECASTGLHGANRLASNSLLEALVCGHECAGDAARHCAELSVDGIVIPPWESGDAVMSDEAVVVEHDWNDVRSVMWDYVGIVRSDRRLERARRRIQVIREDIRNYYRKHIITADLIELRNLAGAAELIIRSAQRRKESRGLHYNVDWPSANSTAQHTIIHDRPGGPLDMD, encoded by the coding sequence ATGCAAACCATTGATACGGATTTTCTGATCATCGGCAGCGGGCTCGCCGGACTGACGGCGGCGCTGCGGCTGGCTGATACCGGCCGTGTCCTGCTCGTTGCTAAACGCGACGCGATGGAATGCAGTTCACGTTACGCCCAGGGCGGTATCGCCTGCGTCATGGATCCCGCCGATTCCACTGCCGATCATATTCACGACACACTCAGCACCGGCGCCGGACTCAGTGAGCCGGAGGCCGTGCGCGCGATCATCGAAGGAGGCCGTGCGCGCATCGCCGAACTTGAAGCTTACGGCATTCATTTCGAACATCGTGAAACAAAACCGGATGAATACGATTTGGGGCAGGAGGGCGGACATTCGCACCGCCGGATTCTGCATGCCGGCGATGTCACCGGTAAAGCGCTGATCGAAAAACTGCTGGCGCGTGCCAGAAAACATCCGAATATTACACTGATTGAATACTGGCTTGCGATCGATATTATTTCTACCGGCTGGATCGGCCTTGCCGGTGAACCGCGCTGCGTCGGCGCCTATTTTCTGGACAAAAAACACGGCGGCATTTTAACCGTGCGCGCGCCGGTTACTGTGCTGGCCACCGGCGGCACCGGAAAAGTGTATCTCTACACCAGCAACCCCGACGCCGCCACCGGCGACGGCGTGGCGATGGCATGGCGCGCAGGTCTGCCGATCCGCGACATGGAGATGATCCAGTTTCACCCGACCTGTCTTTATCATCCCGGCGCCAAATCATTTTTGATCTCCGAGGCTGTCCGCGGCGAGGGCGCTAAACTGATCGACCGGCGCGGACATGAATTTGTCTATGACTTTGACCGCCGCGGCGCGCTCGCCCCGCGCGATGTGACTGCGCGCGCTATCGATGCCGTCATGAAAAAATACGGTGATCCGTTTGTCTATCTCGATATTTCACACCGCGATGCCGGTTTTCTTAGACAGCGTTTTCCGACCATCTATGACGCCTGTTTAAAATACGGTTTTGATATGGCGCGCGCGCCGATTCCGGTGGTTCCGGCGGCGCACTATTCATGCGGCGGAATTGTCGCCGGCATAAACGGGCGCACTGCGATGCCGGGGCTTTATGCTGTCGGCGAATGCGCCAGTACCGGGTTGCACGGCGCCAACCGGCTCGCCAGTAATTCACTGCTCGAAGCGCTCGTTTGCGGGCACGAATGCGCCGGGGATGCCGCACGGCACTGTGCCGAACTTTCTGTCGATGGCATTGTAATTCCACCCTGGGAATCCGGCGACGCCGTGATGAGCGACGAGGCTGTTGTGGTTGAACATGACTGGAATGACGTTCGTTCCGTCATGTGGGATTACGTCGGCATTGTCCGGTCCGACCGCCGGCTTGAACGCGCGCGCCGGCGCATCCAGGTCATTCGTGAAGATATCCGCAATTACTATCGCAAACATATTATCACTGCGGATTTAATCGAGTTGCGCAACCTCGCCGGCGCTGCGGAACTCATCATCCGTTCTGCACAGCGCCGGAAAGAGAGTCGCGGACTGCATTATAATGTCGACTGGCCGTCCGCAAATTCCACCGCGCAGCACACCATCATTCACGACCGTCCCGGCGGTCCGCTGGATATGGATTGA
- the rpoN gene encoding RNA polymerase factor sigma-54, with product MANQAAGLIQEQRMEQSLAPQMLLSLKVLQAPIFDLQEMVRAELDSNPALEIDAPDIEIPVAGLFERDDHSGITIDGEKHQFMLDSLTAGKTLQDHLLEQLSLAGLDAPDRAVAEILIGSINDDGYLQLDTGSLIQTAPEFPQERFEKILSVIQGFDPAGVGARDLKECLLIQLRAAGKETAPEFEIVQNHLDRIGAHQYKQIAHEMGLPAEKIQQLAGTIAALDPKPGRNFSGDRTEFIIPEITVEKKAGVWSVTRNRTPYPRLFVSQKYLDLLQDKTVPPETRKYIRNKIAQSRFFIRSIDQRQETIYRIAVEIVNEQKDFLEEGVSALKPLTMKHIAGKLGVHETTVGRACAGKYIATPQGTFEFKYFFPAGIPLADGSLLSNTAIKDALASIVRSESRRRPLSDQRITDELARQGIYIARRTVAKYRDQLNILPARLRRQISVTHNKRR from the coding sequence ATGGCGAATCAGGCGGCAGGTTTAATTCAGGAGCAGCGGATGGAGCAGTCGCTTGCGCCGCAAATGCTGCTGTCGCTCAAGGTGTTGCAGGCTCCGATCTTTGACCTGCAGGAGATGGTGCGCGCCGAGCTGGACAGCAACCCGGCGCTTGAGATTGACGCACCGGACATTGAAATTCCCGTCGCCGGACTTTTTGAGCGCGACGATCATTCCGGCATAACCATCGACGGAGAAAAACATCAGTTCATGCTCGATTCCCTCACCGCCGGAAAAACACTGCAGGATCATCTGCTCGAACAGCTTTCGCTCGCCGGACTCGATGCACCCGACCGCGCCGTCGCTGAAATCCTCATCGGCAGCATCAACGACGACGGCTATCTGCAGCTCGACACCGGCTCACTGATTCAAACCGCACCGGAATTTCCTCAGGAACGTTTCGAAAAAATACTCAGCGTTATTCAAGGATTTGATCCCGCCGGCGTCGGCGCGCGCGACCTGAAAGAATGCCTGCTCATTCAACTGCGTGCCGCCGGCAAAGAAACTGCGCCGGAGTTTGAAATTGTACAAAATCATCTCGACCGGATCGGCGCACATCAATACAAACAGATCGCGCACGAAATGGGTCTGCCGGCGGAAAAAATTCAACAGCTTGCCGGAACAATCGCTGCGCTCGACCCGAAGCCCGGCCGCAATTTTTCCGGTGACCGGACCGAATTCATCATTCCCGAAATCACCGTCGAAAAAAAAGCCGGCGTCTGGAGCGTCACCCGGAACCGCACGCCCTATCCGCGTTTATTTGTCAGTCAGAAATATCTCGACCTGCTGCAGGATAAAACCGTGCCGCCGGAGACCAGAAAATACATCCGCAACAAAATCGCGCAAAGCCGCTTCTTCATCCGTAGCATCGACCAGCGGCAGGAAACGATCTATCGCATTGCTGTAGAAATTGTGAATGAACAAAAAGATTTTCTTGAGGAGGGCGTATCCGCACTCAAGCCGCTCACGATGAAACATATCGCCGGAAAACTCGGCGTACACGAAACCACCGTCGGCCGCGCCTGCGCCGGAAAATATATCGCCACACCGCAGGGAACGTTTGAATTTAAATATTTTTTTCCCGCCGGAATTCCGCTCGCCGACGGCTCGCTCCTTTCAAATACCGCCATTAAAGACGCACTCGCCTCCATTGTGCGTTCCGAAAGCAGGCGCCGGCCGCTCTCCGACCAGCGCATTACCGACGAACTCGCCAGGCAGGGCATCTACATTGCCCGCCGCACCGTCGCTAAATACCGCGACCAGCTCAACATTCTGCCCGCCCGCCTCCGCCGGCAGATTTCAGTCACACACAACAAACGTAGATGA
- a CDS encoding lipopolysaccharide kinase InaA family protein: MKRVCYIKPDVREQFGASAGDLEFWLDAEVGRQLFREKAGREIRVIDIAGQRFFLKRSGIESIVRSLPMVFFGLRPCSGALRELRMLRCLQESGFDVMEPVAWGEKSAGLTKHRGFLLVRNVDGVEAKEYLKTASLEERHLLLEKTGELTGRLHAAGFFQAIRLKDLIWSENRLVQIDRETLHPWKTRFSRKRCIDALERGIRRTFREEHQLTLWDTRHFFKQYVRCISPRWNITPSALFRRVLVPVIKKHQKWLRIRQTGFSSNGNEDRISFRHECSN; encoded by the coding sequence ATGAAAAGGGTCTGTTACATCAAGCCGGATGTCCGTGAACAGTTCGGAGCATCCGCCGGCGATCTGGAGTTTTGGCTGGACGCAGAAGTCGGCCGGCAATTATTCCGCGAAAAAGCAGGACGGGAGATCCGGGTGATTGATATTGCCGGGCAAAGATTTTTCCTTAAACGGAGCGGCATTGAATCCATTGTCCGTTCGTTGCCTATGGTGTTTTTTGGATTGCGCCCGTGTTCCGGCGCTTTACGGGAATTGCGAATGCTGCGGTGTTTACAGGAGTCCGGATTTGATGTGATGGAGCCGGTGGCATGGGGAGAAAAATCGGCAGGGCTTACTAAACATCGCGGATTCCTGCTGGTTCGCAATGTCGATGGTGTGGAAGCGAAAGAATATCTGAAAACCGCATCGCTGGAGGAGCGGCATCTTTTATTGGAGAAAACCGGCGAATTAACCGGCCGGCTGCACGCAGCGGGTTTTTTTCAGGCGATTCGGCTGAAAGATCTGATATGGAGTGAAAACCGGCTGGTGCAGATTGATCGGGAAACACTGCATCCGTGGAAAACCCGGTTTTCCCGCAAACGGTGTATCGATGCACTGGAGCGGGGGATTCGCCGGACGTTCAGGGAAGAGCACCAGTTAACGCTTTGGGATACGCGGCATTTTTTTAAGCAATATGTGCGTTGTATATCACCCCGCTGGAACATTACTCCTTCTGCATTGTTCCGGCGGGTATTGGTGCCGGTGATTAAGAAACATCAAAAATGGCTGCGAATACGGCAAACAGGTTTTTCTTCCAACGGAAATGAAGACAGAATATCCTTTCGGCATGAATGCAGTAATTAA
- a CDS encoding aspartate kinase: protein MKVVKFGGSSVADATQISKVIQIVTADQYRRIVVVSAPGKRSKNDTKVTDLLIALADAVLAGNDFEVLLKTVVDRYAEIQRDLKLPAGVVATIENDLRARIAGRSRNDAQFMDAMKAAGEDCNARVIAEAFTASGFPARYVNPGDAGMLLSSDFGNAQVLDESYPRLAALKDVPELIIFPGFFGVTQDGEVATFPRGGSDITGAILAAAVNADVYENFTDVDSVCAMDPRIIENPPPISCMTYREMRELSYAGFGVFHDEAIIPAVRASIPVCIKNTNNPAAPGTMVVPERTPDKRTVVGISSAPGFCTIYIDKYMMNREVGFGRRLLQILEDEKISYEHTPTGIDNISVVIASANLPPAKEKTIVARIKDELKPDAVLVEHGLALIMVVGEGMYYTTGMAAKAAQAMADAGVNLEMMNQGASEISMMFAVKDENREKALRALGGVFFGI, encoded by the coding sequence ATGAAAGTTGTAAAATTCGGCGGTTCTTCAGTTGCGGATGCAACCCAGATTTCGAAAGTAATTCAGATTGTAACGGCAGATCAGTACCGGCGGATCGTCGTGGTTTCCGCGCCGGGTAAACGCAGCAAAAATGACACTAAAGTCACCGACCTTTTGATTGCTTTGGCTGACGCCGTACTGGCTGGAAATGATTTTGAAGTGCTGCTCAAGACAGTCGTCGACCGCTACGCTGAAATTCAGCGCGACCTGAAGCTGCCGGCGGGCGTTGTTGCGACGATCGAAAATGACCTGCGCGCGCGCATCGCCGGTCGCAGCCGCAATGATGCACAGTTTATGGACGCGATGAAAGCTGCCGGCGAAGATTGTAACGCGCGCGTGATCGCCGAAGCTTTTACTGCCTCTGGTTTCCCGGCACGCTATGTCAATCCCGGCGATGCCGGAATGCTGTTGAGCAGTGATTTCGGCAATGCACAGGTTCTGGATGAATCCTATCCAAGACTTGCGGCGCTGAAAGATGTGCCGGAATTGATCATTTTCCCCGGATTTTTTGGCGTAACACAAGACGGCGAAGTTGCCACGTTCCCGCGCGGCGGTTCTGACATTACCGGCGCAATTTTAGCAGCGGCAGTAAACGCGGATGTTTATGAAAATTTTACCGATGTGGATTCAGTATGCGCAATGGACCCGCGTATCATTGAAAATCCGCCGCCGATCAGTTGTATGACCTATCGCGAAATGCGTGAACTTTCGTACGCCGGGTTCGGCGTGTTTCACGACGAGGCAATTATTCCGGCGGTGCGTGCCAGTATCCCGGTCTGCATCAAGAACACGAATAATCCGGCGGCGCCGGGCACAATGGTTGTGCCGGAACGCACGCCGGACAAACGCACCGTGGTCGGCATTTCAAGTGCGCCGGGATTCTGCACAATTTATATTGATAAATATATGATGAACCGTGAAGTCGGTTTTGGCCGCCGGCTGCTGCAGATTCTCGAAGATGAAAAAATTTCCTATGAGCATACGCCGACGGGTATTGATAACATCTCTGTTGTGATTGCCTCGGCAAACCTGCCGCCGGCAAAAGAAAAAACGATTGTCGCGCGCATCAAAGATGAACTGAAACCCGATGCAGTGCTGGTCGAGCACGGACTCGCACTGATCATGGTTGTCGGCGAGGGCATGTATTATACAACCGGCATGGCGGCGAAGGCGGCGCAGGCCATGGCGGACGCCGGTGTGAATCTGGAAATGATGAATCAGGGCGCTTCCGAAATCAGCATGATGTTTGCCGTTAAAGACGAAAACCGTGAAAAAGCACTCCGCGCACTCGGCGGCGTTTTCTTTGGAATTTAG
- a CDS encoding nucleotidyltransferase domain-containing protein → MKLSRAEAMTVLKQFFQEKGEEYGLIAIGIFGSVARDEAKDSSDVDVVVQMKQPNLFTMAGIKLDLEERFRRHVDIIQYRERMNPFLKKRIEEDVHYV, encoded by the coding sequence ATGAAACTGTCACGCGCTGAAGCCATGACTGTTTTAAAACAGTTCTTTCAGGAAAAAGGCGAAGAATACGGACTTATCGCAATCGGAATTTTCGGTTCTGTTGCACGCGACGAAGCGAAAGATTCCAGCGACGTTGATGTTGTTGTGCAGATGAAACAACCCAATTTATTCACAATGGCGGGAATAAAATTGGATTTGGAAGAACGGTTCCGCCGGCACGTGGACATTATTCAGTACCGCGAACGAATGAATCCGTTTTTAAAGAAACGGATCGAGGAAGATGTTCATTATGTCTGA
- a CDS encoding HepT-like ribonuclease domain-containing protein has protein sequence MSETPVEILSQILAAAERILLRFEPVESSDDFLESEAGLEKLDGICMQLIAIGESLKNLDKIAGPELLKCYPQVHWKEAKAMRDVISHHYFDLNGEAVFDVCRADLPAMIPVLKQMIEDLKANN, from the coding sequence ATGTCTGAAACGCCAGTAGAAATTCTCAGTCAGATTCTTGCGGCGGCGGAACGGATTCTTCTACGTTTTGAGCCGGTGGAGTCATCTGATGATTTTCTGGAATCAGAAGCCGGCTTAGAAAAGCTGGATGGGATTTGCATGCAATTAATTGCCATCGGAGAAAGTTTAAAAAATCTTGATAAAATTGCGGGGCCTGAACTTTTGAAATGTTATCCGCAGGTTCATTGGAAAGAAGCTAAAGCGATGCGCGATGTAATAAGCCATCATTATTTTGATCTGAATGGCGAAGCTGTTTTTGATGTTTGCCGGGCTGATCTTCCGGCAATGATTCCGGTGTTGAAACAGATGATTGAAGATTTGAAAGCAAACAACTAA
- a CDS encoding DUF488 family protein — protein sequence MNAVINVKRIYDGYDPADGFRILVDRLWPRGVSKEKAHLDLWAKDIAPTDKTREAFHHEDDKWAQFKKEYTAELEKNSEAVQDLLSAIRGKKKVTLLFGAKNVQHNQAVVLKAFLERGKPRH from the coding sequence ATGAATGCAGTAATTAATGTAAAGCGGATTTATGACGGTTATGATCCCGCCGACGGATTCCGCATCCTGGTCGACCGGCTCTGGCCGCGCGGTGTCAGTAAAGAGAAAGCGCATCTTGATCTGTGGGCGAAAGACATAGCACCGACGGATAAAACCCGTGAGGCGTTTCATCATGAAGACGATAAATGGGCTCAGTTTAAAAAAGAGTATACGGCCGAGCTGGAAAAAAATTCAGAAGCGGTTCAGGATTTATTATCCGCCATCAGAGGAAAGAAAAAAGTCACTCTGCTTTTCGGTGCGAAAAATGTTCAGCATAATCAGGCGGTTGTGTTAAAGGCATTTCTCGAGCGTGGCAAACCGCGGCATTAG
- the rfaE2 gene encoding D-glycero-beta-D-manno-heptose 1-phosphate adenylyltransferase encodes MRDYKAKILSRDEMAAERARLKAAGKTVVFTNGCFDILHCGHVSYLNFARAQGDVLILGMNSDASVKRNKGDGRPVNCGQDRAEVLAALECIDYVVPFDEDEPAALIEALLPDVLVKGEDWAHYVSGRAAVEAAGGKVVLAKMVAGRSTTGTIERILKIYGGRQ; translated from the coding sequence ATGAGAGATTATAAAGCCAAAATTCTGTCGCGCGACGAAATGGCTGCCGAACGCGCACGGTTGAAAGCCGCCGGGAAAACGGTGGTGTTCACCAACGGCTGTTTTGATATTCTGCACTGCGGTCACGTCTCCTATTTAAACTTCGCGCGTGCGCAGGGTGATGTGCTGATTCTCGGCATGAATTCTGATGCGTCGGTAAAGCGGAATAAAGGGGACGGCCGGCCGGTGAACTGCGGGCAGGATCGCGCTGAAGTTCTCGCCGCGCTGGAGTGCATTGATTATGTGGTTCCCTTCGATGAAGACGAGCCGGCGGCGCTGATTGAGGCGCTGCTGCCGGATGTTCTCGTGAAAGGTGAAGACTGGGCGCACTACGTCAGCGGACGCGCCGCTGTGGAGGCTGCCGGCGGAAAGGTTGTTCTCGCCAAAATGGTCGCCGGACGTTCTACTACCGGAACGATTGAGCGGATTTTGAAAATTTACGGAGGTCGGCAATGA
- the gmhB gene encoding D-glycero-beta-D-manno-heptose 1,7-bisphosphate 7-phosphatase, with amino-acid sequence MNSRHKAFFFDRDGVINYDDGYTSRIEDFIFVDGIFDVMRTLAAKGYLLIIITNQSGIGRNYYTEEDFKKLNAWMLRRFEAEQVKISGVYYCPHSPEANCDCRKPAPGMLLQAIHEHSVAPECSWMIGDKESDMRAAGAAGIPNRVLIGAAESVHNTHKILNIKELLNLPV; translated from the coding sequence GTGAACTCTAGGCATAAAGCATTTTTCTTCGATCGCGACGGCGTGATTAATTACGACGACGGATATACGTCCCGGATTGAAGATTTCATCTTTGTTGATGGAATTTTTGATGTGATGCGTACACTCGCCGCAAAAGGCTATCTGCTGATTATTATAACGAACCAGTCCGGCATCGGGCGCAATTATTATACCGAAGAGGATTTTAAAAAACTCAACGCCTGGATGCTGCGCCGGTTTGAAGCAGAGCAGGTGAAAATTTCCGGTGTTTATTACTGTCCGCACAGCCCGGAAGCCAATTGTGACTGCCGGAAACCGGCGCCAGGCATGTTGTTACAGGCGATTCACGAACACTCAGTTGCGCCGGAATGTTCATGGATGATCGGCGACAAGGAGAGCGACATGCGCGCCGCCGGGGCTGCGGGCATTCCGAATCGTGTATTGATCGGCGCGGCGGAATCTGTGCATAATACGCACAAAATTTTAAATATCAAAGAACTGCTGAACCTGCCGGTATGA
- a CDS encoding MBL fold metallo-hydrolase: protein MRVKLCVLASGSSGNCTFISAGGTRILMDAGLSAQQTKQRLAEIGERPEDIDAICISHEHTDHVAGIRVLQNKYGIPVYANAETRTGIIHSDQKCAALQFHVFSTGAPFKIGDVQIEPFSVPHDARDPVGFVVSAGERSIGVATDMGVVTNLIREKLRRCHVAVIEANHDEELLYDSPRPWGLKQRIRGNQGHLSNIAAATLVAEIAGDALQHLFLAHMSVDCNCPHRARSLFESLLAEAGHTHVTVRLTCADRVSEQLIL, encoded by the coding sequence ATGAGAGTAAAACTTTGTGTTCTGGCAAGCGGCAGTTCGGGCAACTGCACATTTATCAGCGCCGGCGGAACCCGCATTCTAATGGATGCGGGGCTTTCGGCACAGCAGACCAAGCAGCGTCTGGCGGAAATCGGCGAGCGGCCGGAGGACATTGATGCAATCTGCATCAGTCATGAGCATACGGATCACGTCGCAGGAATTCGCGTGCTGCAAAACAAATACGGCATTCCGGTGTACGCGAATGCCGAAACGCGCACCGGAATAATTCACAGTGATCAAAAGTGCGCAGCGCTTCAATTTCATGTTTTTTCTACCGGCGCGCCGTTTAAGATCGGCGATGTTCAGATCGAACCTTTTTCGGTGCCGCACGATGCGCGTGATCCGGTTGGATTTGTGGTCAGCGCCGGTGAAAGATCGATCGGCGTGGCAACGGACATGGGCGTGGTCACCAACCTGATTCGCGAAAAACTGCGGCGCTGTCATGTTGCAGTAATCGAAGCGAATCATGACGAAGAGCTGCTTTATGATTCGCCGCGGCCATGGGGACTGAAACAGCGCATTCGCGGCAATCAGGGGCATCTTTCAAATATTGCGGCGGCGACGCTCGTCGCAGAAATTGCCGGCGATGCATTGCAGCATCTTTTTCTTGCGCACATGAGTGTGGATTGTAACTGTCCGCATCGCGCGCGCAGCCTGTTTGAGTCGCTGCTGGCAGAAGCGGGACATACGCATGTGACGGTGCGGCTGACCTGTGCCGATCGCGTCAGTGAACAGTTGATTTTATAA
- the lpxK gene encoding tetraacyldisaccharide 4'-kinase, giving the protein MTDRSDERLEKKLLKVISKETRGKRAATLRGFLKVLSWIFGMAVMLRLVLYKNRIIRASTLGCQVISVGNVTVGGTGKTPIVETFARSLQQKGRKVAILSRGYKSRKTPLWEKILKKDERLPRVVSDGKRLLLNSDLAGDEPYMLASNLPDVVVLVDRDRVKSGKYAIKKFGCDTLVLDDGFQYLLLQNRLDIVLVDYTNPFGYKRILPRGLLREPMRNLKRAGFIFITKCPPEGAPELKAKLRELNSTAEISECRHMPKYFENLYTRARSELNFITGKKIAAISGIAVPEGFENGLRELGAEIVYSARYADHHRYTQQEIIEVINRALEAGAELIVTTEKDSVRFPLIDRRDLPVIYLRVEIEMLSGAEAFNDWIDRICFK; this is encoded by the coding sequence ATGACAGACCGCTCAGATGAACGGCTGGAAAAAAAACTGCTGAAGGTGATCTCGAAAGAGACGCGCGGCAAACGTGCGGCAACTCTGCGCGGATTTCTCAAAGTGCTCTCGTGGATTTTCGGCATGGCAGTAATGCTGCGGCTGGTGCTGTATAAAAACCGTATTATTCGTGCGAGTACACTCGGCTGTCAGGTGATCAGCGTCGGCAATGTCACGGTCGGCGGCACCGGCAAAACGCCGATCGTGGAGACCTTCGCGCGCTCGCTGCAGCAGAAAGGGCGTAAAGTTGCCATTCTCAGCCGCGGGTATAAAAGCCGGAAGACACCGCTGTGGGAAAAGATTCTAAAAAAAGACGAACGCCTGCCGCGCGTGGTGTCCGACGGCAAACGCCTGCTGCTCAACTCCGACCTGGCCGGTGATGAGCCGTATATGCTCGCATCGAACCTGCCGGATGTGGTGGTGCTGGTGGACCGCGACCGCGTAAAGTCAGGCAAATATGCGATAAAAAAATTCGGCTGCGACACGCTGGTGCTCGATGACGGGTTTCAATATCTGCTGCTGCAGAACCGGCTGGATATCGTGCTCGTCGACTACACCAATCCGTTCGGCTACAAACGCATTCTGCCGCGCGGCCTGCTGCGCGAGCCGATGCGCAATCTGAAGCGCGCCGGCTTTATTTTCATCACTAAATGCCCGCCGGAAGGCGCTCCGGAACTGAAGGCAAAACTGCGTGAACTCAATTCCACCGCTGAGATTTCTGAATGCCGGCACATGCCGAAATATTTTGAAAATTTATACACGCGTGCCAGATCGGAATTAAACTTCATTACGGGAAAAAAGATTGCGGCGATATCCGGCATTGCCGTACCAGAAGGGTTTGAAAACGGCTTGCGTGAGCTTGGCGCCGAAATTGTATACAGCGCGCGATATGCCGATCATCACCGCTATACACAGCAGGAAATTATTGAGGTGATCAATCGCGCGCTGGAAGCCGGCGCTGAACTGATTGTCACAACGGAAAAAGACTCCGTCCGGTTTCCTCTGATCGACCGCCGTGATCTGCCGGTTATTTATCTGCGTGTCGAAATCGAAATGCTTTCCGGTGCCGAAGCATTTAACGACTGGATCGACCGGATTTGTTTCAAATAA
- a CDS encoding homoserine dehydrogenase: MKTVKIGILGFGTVGAGVAEGILKNGELMAQRTGVLPEIGKIADLDITTDRGIKIDPALLTTDAMSVIDDPEISIIVELIGGIQPAKQFVLRALNNGKAVVTANKALLAEAGRELFEASVKNNARLYFEASVGGGIPVLRALRDGLAGNQIKSMYGILNGTCNYILTRMEREALDFETVLADAQKLGYAETPPDLDIDGIDTAHKAVVLASLAYGAPVPMDAFTIAGIRGLSHREIEYADELGYRIKLLAVIRETEGEVEMRVEPSLVSKQHLLASVHDSFNAVFIEGDVVGSTLYYGRGAGRLPTASAVIGDIMDAALNRGGYCKWLLSRKSLPVRSAADVSIRCYLRMSLKDQPDVISKVAHVLGKNGISIASIIQKEQNAGEQVPVVFLTHKAKGKEFIAAMSEIETLDVVAGKPVRMAIEDFE, translated from the coding sequence ATGAAAACAGTAAAGATTGGTATTCTCGGATTCGGCACAGTCGGCGCGGGTGTGGCGGAGGGTATTCTGAAAAACGGCGAACTGATGGCGCAGCGCACCGGCGTTCTGCCCGAAATCGGTAAAATCGCCGATCTTGATATCACGACCGATCGCGGTATTAAAATTGATCCGGCGCTGCTGACGACGGATGCGATGAGTGTGATTGATGATCCGGAAATTAGTATTATTGTCGAGCTGATCGGCGGCATTCAGCCGGCGAAACAATTTGTACTGCGTGCGCTGAATAACGGCAAAGCGGTTGTTACTGCAAATAAGGCGCTGCTGGCGGAGGCGGGGCGCGAACTGTTTGAAGCGTCGGTGAAAAACAATGCCCGGCTCTATTTTGAAGCGAGCGTCGGCGGCGGAATCCCGGTATTGCGCGCACTGCGCGACGGTCTGGCGGGCAATCAGATTAAAAGCATGTACGGGATTCTGAACGGAACATGTAATTATATTCTTACGCGCATGGAGCGTGAAGCGCTCGATTTTGAAACGGTGCTCGCGGATGCGCAGAAGCTCGGTTATGCCGAAACGCCGCCGGATCTTGATATTGACGGGATTGATACCGCGCATAAAGCGGTTGTGCTGGCATCGCTCGCGTACGGGGCGCCGGTGCCGATGGATGCATTTACAATCGCGGGCATTCGCGGGCTTTCACACCGTGAAATTGAATACGCCGATGAGCTCGGTTACCGCATTAAACTGCTCGCCGTAATCCGTGAAACAGAGGGCGAAGTTGAAATGCGCGTTGAACCGTCGCTCGTTTCAAAGCAGCATCTGCTGGCATCGGTGCACGATTCATTCAACGCCGTTTTTATTGAAGGCGATGTGGTCGGCAGTACGCTTTATTACGGGCGCGGCGCCGGACGTCTGCCGACGGCGAGTGCGGTGATCGGCGATATTATGGATGCGGCGCTCAACCGCGGCGGCTACTGTAAGTGGCTGCTGTCCCGCAAATCACTGCCGGTTCGCAGCGCCGCAGATGTTTCGATTCGCTGCTATCTGCGCATGTCGCTGAAAGATCAGCCGGATGTGATTTCCAAAGTTGCGCATGTGCTCGGTAAAAATGGAATCAGTATTGCGTCGATTATTCAGAAAGAACAAAACGCCGGTGAACAGGTTCCGGTGGTATTTCTGACACACAAAGCCAAAGGGAAAGAGTTTATTGCGGCGATGTCGGAAATTGAAACGCTTGACGTTGTCGCCGGCAAACCCGTCCGGATGGCGATTGAGGATTTTGAATAA